One window of the Archangium primigenium genome contains the following:
- a CDS encoding MotA/TolQ/ExbB proton channel family protein, with product MSLSDILHYLRIGGFTLALLLLASTVALVVAVERIMTLWGVSERSRLLADTVHKHLLRGDIAAARSATERSDAAVADMFLAGFTRLERTRGGGEGLESAVERERAQVGMRLRRNLWLLATIGSLTPFVGLFGTVAGIMKSFKDLGLDVAGGGTGGTGAVMTGISEALVATAVGILVAVQAMAFYNYFQARLARVLVELRLLGDEFVELLRERPLTLPAPSPTPPPASSPAQDS from the coding sequence ATGAGCCTTTCCGACATCCTCCATTACCTGCGCATCGGCGGCTTCACGCTCGCCCTTCTCCTGTTGGCTTCCACGGTGGCGCTGGTGGTGGCCGTCGAGCGGATCATGACCCTCTGGGGCGTGAGCGAGCGCTCGCGGCTGCTGGCGGACACGGTGCACAAGCACCTGCTGCGCGGCGACATCGCGGCGGCCCGCTCCGCCACCGAGCGCTCGGACGCCGCCGTGGCGGACATGTTCCTGGCGGGCTTCACCCGGCTCGAGCGCACGCGCGGCGGAGGCGAGGGCCTGGAGTCGGCGGTGGAGCGCGAGCGGGCCCAGGTGGGCATGCGGCTGCGGCGCAACCTGTGGCTGCTGGCCACCATCGGCTCGCTGACGCCCTTCGTGGGCCTGTTCGGCACCGTGGCCGGCATCATGAAGTCCTTCAAGGACCTGGGCCTGGACGTGGCGGGCGGAGGCACGGGCGGCACCGGCGCGGTGATGACGGGCATCTCCGAGGCGCTGGTGGCCACCGCGGTGGGCATCCTCGTGGCCGTGCAGGCCATGGCCTTCTACAACTATTTCCAGGCGCGGCTGGCGCGGGTGCTCGTGGAGCTGCGCCTGCTCGGGGACGAGTTCGTCGAGCTCTTGCGCGAACGGCCCCTGACGCTGCCCGCGCCCTCCCCCACTCCGCCGCCCGCATCCTCCCCCGCGCAGGACTCCTGA
- a CDS encoding acyl-CoA dehydrogenase, with amino-acid sequence MSAGINTFKTDLREVFFTLFEQFGFGQVVGQAPFDAWGPDEAKAVLNETYRFAKDVLGPLNSTGDREGCRVENGAVITPKGFKDAWNKLYEQGFMTVSVSPEHGGQGGPMMLQVLIQEILSGANSAFNMYPGLSFGAAELLAECGTPEQKKLYVERMLNGAWSGTMCLTEPQAGSDVGAAKTTARKNADGTYNIRGTKIFISGGDNDLSANVVHLVLARIDGAVPGTKGLSLFIVPKLRVKPDGTVEGSNDVSLGSIEHKMGIRASATCVLNFGENDACVGELVGGIENVGMSQMFKMMNGARIAVGIQGLSLASAAYFNALDYAKDRKQGAPMNKWKDPTAPRAAIIEHADVRRMLLDMKAHVEGIRALIIKLAMHTDKAHQLSGKDDDQAAYHRGQVELLTPLVKSYGSDQSYRLCSQAIQVYGGAGYCQDYPVEQYTRDSKIFSIYEGTNHIQAMDLVGRKMGQAGGAHFQQFMSDVGAFIEAHREHKVYGESVKLLAAAQEGVMASAMAVLGWSQDAAKVNLIPLSANRFLNMMSELAVGWLLLDAAVIAERVGASATGDEKAFYEGKKWSALWFARNVLPNVEQAARLMATEDTSSVDISLEAFGAV; translated from the coding sequence ATGTCCGCCGGTATCAACACCTTCAAGACCGACCTCCGCGAAGTCTTCTTCACGCTGTTCGAGCAGTTCGGCTTCGGCCAGGTCGTCGGACAGGCCCCGTTCGACGCCTGGGGCCCGGACGAGGCCAAGGCCGTCCTCAACGAGACGTACCGCTTCGCCAAGGACGTGCTCGGGCCCCTCAACTCCACGGGTGATCGCGAGGGCTGCCGGGTGGAGAACGGCGCCGTCATCACGCCCAAGGGCTTCAAGGACGCGTGGAACAAGCTCTACGAGCAGGGCTTCATGACGGTCTCGGTGAGCCCGGAGCACGGTGGCCAGGGCGGCCCCATGATGCTGCAGGTGCTCATCCAGGAGATCCTCTCGGGCGCCAACTCCGCGTTCAACATGTACCCCGGCCTGTCCTTCGGCGCCGCGGAGCTGCTCGCCGAGTGCGGCACGCCCGAGCAGAAGAAGCTCTACGTCGAGCGCATGCTCAACGGCGCCTGGAGCGGCACCATGTGCCTCACCGAGCCGCAGGCGGGCTCGGACGTGGGCGCGGCCAAGACGACGGCGCGCAAGAACGCGGACGGCACCTACAACATCCGCGGCACGAAGATCTTCATCTCCGGCGGTGACAACGATCTGTCCGCCAACGTGGTGCACCTGGTGCTCGCGCGCATCGACGGCGCGGTGCCCGGCACCAAGGGCCTCTCGCTCTTCATCGTGCCCAAGCTGCGCGTCAAGCCGGACGGCACCGTCGAGGGCTCCAACGACGTGTCCCTGGGCTCCATCGAGCACAAGATGGGCATCCGCGCCTCGGCCACCTGTGTGCTCAACTTCGGCGAGAACGACGCGTGTGTGGGCGAGCTCGTGGGCGGCATCGAGAACGTCGGCATGAGCCAGATGTTCAAGATGATGAACGGCGCGCGCATCGCCGTGGGCATCCAGGGCCTGTCGCTCGCGAGCGCCGCGTACTTCAACGCGCTCGACTACGCGAAGGACCGCAAGCAGGGCGCCCCCATGAACAAGTGGAAGGACCCGACCGCGCCCCGCGCCGCCATCATCGAGCACGCGGACGTGCGCCGCATGCTGCTGGACATGAAGGCCCACGTGGAGGGCATCCGCGCGCTCATCATCAAGCTGGCCATGCACACGGACAAGGCGCACCAGCTCTCGGGCAAGGACGATGATCAGGCCGCCTACCACCGCGGCCAGGTGGAGCTGCTCACCCCGCTCGTGAAGTCCTACGGCTCGGATCAGTCCTACCGCCTGTGCTCGCAGGCCATCCAGGTGTACGGCGGCGCCGGCTACTGCCAGGACTACCCGGTGGAGCAGTACACGCGCGACTCGAAGATCTTCTCCATCTACGAGGGCACCAACCACATCCAGGCCATGGACCTCGTGGGCCGCAAGATGGGCCAGGCCGGTGGCGCGCACTTCCAGCAGTTCATGTCGGACGTGGGCGCGTTCATCGAGGCCCACCGCGAGCACAAGGTCTATGGCGAGTCCGTCAAGCTGCTCGCCGCGGCGCAGGAGGGCGTGATGGCGAGCGCCATGGCGGTGCTCGGCTGGTCGCAGGATGCCGCGAAGGTGAACCTCATCCCGCTGTCGGCCAACCGCTTCCTCAACATGATGTCCGAGCTGGCGGTGGGCTGGCTGCTGCTGGACGCGGCCGTCATCGCCGAGCGCGTGGGCGCGAGCGCCACGGGCGACGAGAAGGCCTTCTACGAGGGCAAGAAGTGGAGCGCCCTGTGGTTCGCCCGCAACGTGCTGCCCAACGTGGAGCAGGCCGCGCGCCTGATGGCCACCGAGGACACCTCGTCCGTGGACATCTCGCTCGAGGCGTTCGGGGCCGTCTAG
- a CDS encoding general secretion pathway protein GspE: MRKKIGELLLESGAVNPEQIRTALGQQRHRGNSQRLGSVIVTLGFASSTEVARALARQANLPFVQLSDIPADVRALVPIDFQVEHRIVPFLLEREGRSERLHVAVDDPSDLSLVDELSFQLNKPIRVHVASEDDLDQVLDLVSGRVVAGVDLDDDASEPMEIEHGNASVAGGHWHASPAPGPSEAASDLPLMDWDLTPSSTRSALKPKPPAPPPFSDDDDSITLITPKHAQKGRASTPAPPPPPQESEEVLDELLGEPDDEQTPLPATPPPSHKKGGVPVVVFGGAAKGAPQPTPRPELPDISEDDLKVLEDIERMADGAEAELHTEKVKPARMVASLIRLLIRKRLIREEEFLEELSRK; the protein is encoded by the coding sequence ATGCGTAAGAAGATCGGTGAGCTGCTCCTCGAATCCGGTGCGGTCAATCCGGAGCAGATCCGCACGGCGCTCGGTCAGCAGCGCCACCGCGGCAACAGCCAGCGGTTGGGCTCGGTGATCGTCACCCTGGGCTTCGCCTCGTCCACCGAGGTGGCCAGGGCCCTGGCGCGTCAGGCGAACCTGCCGTTCGTCCAACTCTCGGACATCCCCGCGGACGTGCGCGCGCTCGTGCCCATCGACTTCCAGGTCGAGCACCGCATCGTCCCCTTCCTGCTGGAGCGGGAAGGGCGCAGCGAGCGGCTGCACGTGGCGGTGGACGATCCGTCGGATCTCTCGCTCGTGGACGAGCTGAGCTTCCAACTCAACAAGCCCATTCGCGTGCACGTGGCGTCCGAGGATGACCTGGATCAGGTGTTGGATCTGGTCAGCGGCCGCGTGGTGGCCGGGGTCGACCTGGACGACGACGCCAGCGAGCCCATGGAAATCGAGCACGGCAACGCCAGCGTGGCCGGAGGCCACTGGCATGCTTCGCCGGCCCCGGGCCCGAGCGAAGCCGCATCCGATCTGCCCCTGATGGACTGGGATCTGACCCCTTCCTCGACGAGGTCCGCCTTGAAGCCCAAGCCCCCGGCGCCGCCGCCTTTCTCCGACGACGACGACTCCATCACCCTCATCACGCCCAAGCATGCCCAGAAGGGCCGGGCCTCGACGCCGGCGCCTCCGCCGCCTCCGCAGGAGAGCGAGGAGGTGCTCGACGAACTCCTGGGCGAGCCCGACGACGAGCAGACGCCGCTGCCCGCGACGCCGCCCCCCTCGCACAAGAAGGGCGGCGTGCCGGTGGTCGTGTTCGGCGGCGCCGCCAAGGGCGCGCCCCAGCCCACGCCCCGTCCGGAGCTGCCCGACATCTCCGAGGACGACCTGAAGGTCCTCGAGGACATCGAGCGCATGGCCGATGGCGCCGAGGCGGAGCTGCACACGGAGAAGGTGAAGCCCGCGCGCATGGTGGCCAGCCTCATCCGGCTGCTCATCCGCAAGCGCCTCATCCGCGAGGAGGAGTTCCTCGAGGAGCTGTCGCGCAAGTAG
- a CDS encoding general secretion pathway protein GspE, producing MAQIKLGELLIKANVLQEGQLKAALAEQAKWGGKLGEILVRMNLVSEDILVRALSKQLAIPAVNLDALKDIPKHVLNRVPVQTARDFALLPMQLRDDGKTLVVAIADPLNVRQLDELRAITKCRIVPNVAGRTAIARAMARFYDEVSELEDADTNFKVVDSHGRTVVRHMKDPVPAPAPAPAPPPAPVPVPSRETPTVRGGSGGGSPVELLRSVEEVQRKEVAALKAMVELLIEKGVFTREEYLAKVKR from the coding sequence ATGGCACAGATCAAACTCGGCGAACTGCTCATCAAGGCGAACGTGCTCCAGGAGGGCCAGCTCAAGGCGGCGCTCGCGGAGCAGGCGAAATGGGGCGGCAAGCTGGGAGAAATCCTGGTGCGGATGAACCTCGTGTCCGAGGACATCCTGGTGCGGGCGCTGTCCAAGCAGCTCGCCATCCCGGCGGTGAACCTGGATGCCCTCAAGGACATCCCCAAGCACGTGCTCAACCGGGTGCCCGTGCAGACGGCGCGCGACTTCGCCCTGCTGCCCATGCAGCTGCGCGATGATGGCAAGACGCTCGTGGTGGCCATCGCGGACCCGCTCAACGTGCGGCAGTTGGACGAGCTGCGCGCCATCACCAAGTGCCGCATCGTGCCCAACGTGGCGGGCCGCACGGCCATCGCCCGGGCCATGGCGCGCTTCTACGATGAGGTGAGCGAGCTGGAGGACGCGGACACCAACTTCAAGGTGGTGGACTCGCACGGCCGCACCGTGGTGCGCCACATGAAGGATCCGGTGCCGGCCCCCGCGCCCGCGCCGGCTCCCCCGCCCGCTCCCGTGCCCGTGCCCTCGCGCGAGACCCCCACGGTGCGGGGCGGCTCGGGCGGCGGCAGCCCGGTGGAGCTCCTGCGCAGCGTGGAGGAAGTGCAGCGCAAGGAGGTCGCGGCCCTCAAGGCCATGGTGGAGTTGCTCATCGAGAAGGGCGTCTTCACCCGCGAGGAGTATCTGGCGAAGGTCAAGCGTTAG
- a CDS encoding DUF4292 domain-containing protein codes for MDFGPRGRITEAEELLRLTRAAQDTTSTLKGDGKIRVESPQGSGTVSAFLAVSRPGLLRVDMFDFFNRPIATLVTDGQRFGLTQYQENKHYQGPATPRNLSRFLPVALPSEELVAVMLGRVPFIPAERMELALDEKQGLYALTLHTGAVSQVLHIHPRYLRVVSSRVQGTRAYGLDYARFEPHGDGVFPHEVKLVAESAETSLGLRYTSVTLDQSPDLTHFDLSAPEGVPVVDVDEGGQALPPVALPPAAPGS; via the coding sequence ATGGATTTCGGCCCCCGGGGCCGCATCACCGAGGCCGAGGAGCTGCTGCGCCTCACGCGCGCCGCCCAGGACACGACCAGCACCCTCAAGGGCGACGGGAAGATCCGCGTCGAGTCGCCCCAGGGCTCGGGCACCGTCTCGGCCTTCCTGGCCGTCAGCCGACCAGGCCTGCTGCGCGTGGACATGTTCGACTTCTTCAACCGCCCCATCGCCACCCTGGTGACCGACGGCCAGCGCTTCGGGCTGACGCAGTACCAGGAGAACAAGCACTACCAGGGGCCCGCCACGCCCCGGAACCTCTCTCGCTTCCTGCCCGTGGCCCTGCCGAGCGAGGAACTCGTCGCCGTGATGCTCGGTCGGGTGCCCTTCATCCCCGCGGAGCGGATGGAGCTCGCGCTCGACGAGAAGCAGGGCCTCTACGCGCTCACCCTCCACACGGGCGCCGTGTCCCAGGTGCTGCACATCCACCCCCGCTACCTGCGCGTGGTGAGCAGCCGCGTCCAGGGCACGCGCGCCTACGGCCTGGACTACGCGCGCTTCGAGCCCCATGGGGACGGGGTCTTCCCCCACGAGGTGAAGCTCGTGGCGGAGTCGGCCGAGACCTCCCTGGGCCTGCGCTACACCTCTGTCACGCTCGACCAATCCCCGGATCTCACTCATTTCGATCTCTCCGCGCCCGAGGGCGTGCCCGTGGTCGACGTGGACGAGGGGGGGCAGGCACTGCCTCCGGTCGCATTGCCCCCTGCCGCACCGGGCTCGTGA
- a CDS encoding ExbD/TolR family protein, whose amino-acid sequence MAMGKAPGDGEGGEDVGFAEINITPLTDIFLVLLIIFMVTSSVIVQQAPSGGAQQGLKVNLPKGGATDVTARATDLSVAILSDGRFVLGGNVVSEDELKRTFAEAHQKDPDTVVIVQADEGVPHGTVVVVMELAKSAGLGQLAIGVRENP is encoded by the coding sequence ATGGCGATGGGCAAGGCACCCGGGGACGGCGAGGGCGGCGAGGACGTCGGCTTCGCGGAGATCAACATCACCCCGCTCACCGACATCTTCCTCGTGCTGCTCATCATCTTCATGGTGACCAGCTCGGTCATCGTCCAGCAGGCACCCAGCGGCGGGGCCCAACAGGGCCTCAAGGTGAACCTGCCCAAGGGCGGCGCCACGGACGTCACCGCGCGCGCCACGGACCTGTCCGTGGCCATCCTGTCCGACGGGCGCTTCGTGCTCGGCGGCAACGTGGTGAGCGAGGACGAGCTCAAGCGCACCTTCGCCGAGGCCCACCAGAAGGATCCGGACACCGTCGTCATCGTCCAGGCGGACGAGGGCGTGCCCCACGGCACGGTCGTGGTGGTGATGGAGCTCGCCAAGAGCGCCGGCCTGGGCCAGCTCGCCATCGGCGTGCGCGAGAACCCCTGA
- a CDS encoding ABC transporter ATP-binding protein, translated as MSDEPLLRVRDVKTHFPVRGGLLGRVRGHVKAVDGVSFDVRRGETLGLVGESGCGKSTLGRTLLRLVEPTAGSIQFEGRELTGLSQRELRPLRRRMQLVFQDPYASLNPRMSVREILGEPFAIHGLERGREREEKVATLLEWMGLPREALDRQPHEFSGGQRQRIGIARAIALRPDLIIADEPISALDVSIQAQIVNLLVDLQRELELTYVFIAHDLKIVEYVSTRVAVMYLGRIVELADAADLYRAPRHPYTQALLSAVPVPDPDHPRARILLKGDVPSPLAPPPGCAFHPRCPHAMERCRRESPPLYTLDNGHTAACFLVEDDARPPKGGG; from the coding sequence ATGAGTGACGAGCCCCTGCTGCGAGTCCGGGACGTGAAGACGCACTTCCCCGTGCGAGGGGGACTGCTCGGGCGGGTGCGGGGTCACGTCAAGGCGGTGGATGGCGTCAGCTTCGACGTGCGGCGGGGCGAGACGCTCGGGCTGGTGGGCGAGAGCGGCTGTGGCAAGAGCACCCTGGGCCGGACGTTGCTGCGGCTCGTGGAGCCCACGGCGGGCTCCATCCAGTTCGAGGGCCGGGAGCTGACGGGCCTGTCCCAGCGCGAGCTGCGCCCCTTGCGGCGGCGCATGCAGCTCGTCTTCCAGGATCCGTACGCCTCGCTCAACCCCCGCATGTCCGTGCGAGAGATCCTGGGCGAGCCCTTCGCCATCCATGGCCTGGAGCGGGGCCGGGAGCGCGAGGAGAAGGTCGCCACGCTGCTGGAGTGGATGGGGCTGCCGCGAGAGGCCCTGGACCGACAGCCGCACGAGTTCTCCGGAGGCCAGCGCCAGCGCATCGGCATCGCGCGCGCCATCGCCCTGCGGCCCGACCTCATCATCGCCGACGAGCCGATCAGCGCGCTGGACGTCTCCATCCAGGCGCAGATCGTCAACCTGCTGGTGGACCTGCAGCGCGAGCTGGAGCTCACCTACGTCTTCATCGCGCATGACTTGAAGATCGTGGAGTACGTCTCCACCCGCGTGGCGGTGATGTACCTGGGCCGCATCGTGGAGCTGGCGGACGCGGCGGACCTCTACCGCGCGCCTCGTCACCCCTACACGCAAGCCCTGCTGTCGGCGGTGCCGGTGCCCGACCCCGACCATCCCCGCGCGCGCATCCTCCTCAAGGGGGATGTGCCCTCGCCGCTCGCGCCCCCGCCGGGGTGTGCCTTCCACCCGCGGTGCCCCCACGCGATGGAGCGCTGCCGACGGGAGAGCCCCCCGCTGTACACACTGGACAACGGACATACCGCCGCGTGCTTCCTCGTGGAGGACGACGCGCGCCCGCCGAAGGGAGGAGGGTAG
- a CDS encoding ABC transporter ATP-binding protein yields MAEPLLDVRGLKTRLWREAGPVWAVDDVSFSIPPGGTLGVVGESGCGKSLTALSVMRLVPDPPVRVEGGSIRFQGEELLGLPEARMRRLRGRHLSMIFQEPMTSLNPVYTAGEQIAEGTRLHLGLSRSAAREHAVEMLRQVGISAPEQRVDSYPHQLSGGMRQRVMIAMALASGPELLIADEPTTALDVTIQAQILELLKRLQQERRMAVMLITHDLGVVAGSCDAVVVMYAGRVVERAPVRPLFRQPAHPYTAGLLRSIPSLQGDAAPGQRPRLKTIPGMVPSLGQWPGGCRFRDRCERALDVCARVEPVLESKRDGQEAACHNPVPAP; encoded by the coding sequence ATGGCCGAGCCCCTGCTGGATGTTCGTGGACTCAAGACCCGGCTGTGGCGGGAGGCGGGCCCGGTGTGGGCCGTGGACGACGTGTCGTTCTCCATTCCACCGGGCGGCACGCTCGGGGTGGTGGGGGAGAGCGGCTGTGGCAAGAGCCTCACCGCCCTGTCGGTGATGCGCCTGGTGCCGGATCCGCCGGTCCGCGTGGAGGGCGGCAGCATCCGCTTCCAGGGCGAGGAGCTGCTCGGCTTGCCGGAGGCGCGCATGCGCCGGCTGCGCGGGCGCCACCTGTCCATGATCTTCCAGGAGCCCATGACGTCGCTCAACCCCGTCTACACGGCGGGCGAGCAGATCGCCGAGGGCACTCGACTGCACCTGGGCCTGTCGCGCTCGGCGGCGCGCGAGCACGCGGTGGAGATGCTGCGGCAGGTGGGCATCTCCGCGCCCGAGCAGCGCGTGGACAGCTACCCGCACCAGCTCTCCGGGGGCATGCGCCAGCGGGTGATGATCGCCATGGCGCTCGCCAGCGGGCCGGAACTGCTCATCGCCGACGAGCCCACCACGGCGCTGGACGTCACCATCCAGGCGCAGATCCTCGAGCTGCTCAAGCGACTGCAGCAGGAGCGGCGCATGGCGGTGATGCTCATCACGCACGACCTGGGCGTGGTGGCGGGCAGCTGTGACGCGGTGGTGGTGATGTACGCGGGCCGCGTGGTGGAGCGCGCCCCGGTACGTCCCCTGTTCCGTCAGCCGGCACACCCGTACACGGCGGGCCTGCTGCGCTCCATCCCCTCGCTCCAGGGGGACGCGGCGCCCGGGCAGCGCCCCCGGCTCAAGACGATCCCGGGCATGGTGCCGAGCCTGGGCCAGTGGCCCGGAGGCTGCCGCTTCCGCGACCGGTGCGAGCGCGCGCTGGACGTCTGCGCGCGGGTGGAGCCCGTCCTGGAGTCCAAACGCGACGGCCAGGAGGCCGCCTGCCACAACCCGGTTCCCGCGCCATGA